The Dromaius novaehollandiae isolate bDroNov1 chromosome 19, bDroNov1.hap1, whole genome shotgun sequence genome contains the following window.
ctCATCCCTCTGAGCTGaggaatttgatttttatttggggAACGAGACCTGCCTGTACCTTAGGGAGGCCTTGTAGCGCAGCGGGGCGTTCCCGTGCGTCCGAGGGCGAGCTCCTCGGGGCGACGGCGAGCCCCAGAGGTGCGTGAGGTGCCTTCAATACCCCAGCGGCAAAATATTTCCCGTCTCGCGGGAGGAGGCTTTGTAGCGAGAGAACATACTTTCACGGGCTCGTGCACTGGCTGAATACGAGTGACGGCCTTCGGCCTGGCGTTGCGCTCATGGCTGCCACGAGGAGGGAAATGGCGGTGCCCTGTTCGGCCGCCCCCCTCGCTAACCCCATTTCAGCTTTCCGCGCACACGGGGGCCCCAGGTTTTGCTGGTACGTGACCGGCCCGCGGCGGAAACGCGGCCGTCCCGCCAGCGCAGGTGGTGACCTGCCCTACAAACAGGGGAGCCAGAGCCGCGTTTTCAGGCCCTGTCAGCTCCTGCCCTTCCTCGACGGTGGAAAAAACAAGCCAACCGCAAACCCCCAGCAGTGGTACGGGCCTTCGCGCAGTGACGTTTGACCGCTAGCGTTGGGTTGTTGTCCCTCAGTTGTGTCCTGCGGACCCTTCGGAGGGGACCGCAGCTGTTTGGGCCGAGCTTTCCGTTAaagcggggcggcggggacgcaGGAGGGCGTTTGGGCCGAGGACGGGCCTGTCGTTGTCTCGGGGGTCCGTGCACAGACGGAGGTGCTGAGTGAGGCAGAAGCAAGCCTGCGTTTTCTGTAGCTTCTTACTAACGCGATTTCCCTGAGCCACGGTGGGTGTAACGCGGCGATACGGGCTTGACTTGTAACAGGGGAGACGGGGCTGGGTTGGAGGGAAGCTTCCCACCCGCGGGGTAGCGATGTTCTGGCCTTTGGCGAGTCATAACATCTCCGTCGCTAGGGACCAGAGGCGAAAATCAGGAGAAATGTCCTCAGGTACAGAAAATCTGGCCTTGGGAAATGGTCAAAATCTCCGCAGCCCTGGTTTTCTATGGTATTTATAGAGCATGTCATATTTTGAAGGCAGGAAAGCCGGCAGACTCATGCTGACTAtggagaaatgctgctgcttgtgcGCTGGCCTGTTGTAGATAGGAGGGGAAGCGTTGGAGCCTGCTCGAAGCAGAAAAAAGTGTTGGGGATTTGGCATTTAGAGTAATTACAAGCTAAACATGCTGCAGGGAAGTAGCCAGAGCGGGAAACCTGGTGTATAACCTGGTATGAGTCTTCCCAGCTTTGAGTACTTCCAAGCCCATCAGTTGTGCCTCCCCTTCTCCATCTCCCCTGGGTACTGAAGAAGCATCCGCTGGAAACGACGGCAGCGTGGGCCGGGGGACGGCGTTGCTGGGCCTGGTGGGCCGTGGGGCGGCGGATCCGGCCTTGGGTCTCAGGGGTTTCCCTCTCGGCGGCTGTGTTTCAGGCTGGACGCCGGCCGGGCCATGGCGCAGGTGGAGGTGCTGTGGGCGGCCGCCTCGCTGATGCTGCTGGGCGCCGCCGTGGGCGCCTGCGTGCGGTGCCAGCTCTCCGGTaaggcgccgcggggcccgccgTGCTGGGCGAGggccgggggcaggcggggggctcTGCAAAGACGGGTGGCTTCCCCGGGGCGGAGGGATGGGCGCTGCGTGGCCTGGGGGAGGCCGAGGGGCGGCCGGGAAGCACCCGGGGAGGTTTCTTAGCTGCAGTGATTTAGCCAAAAGCAGCTCCCGTCCGACCCCCACGTTGCTCCAGGAGCTCCCGGCAGGGATGTGGGCACCTCCGAAGCAAAGCCTGGCACTTCTCGACCATGCTACGTGGCCACTTTCATGGGTGTTCAGGTCAAAAACCCACCGCGAGTGCTGGTCTCTGCCTCCGCGGTCTTCTCACACTACCAGTGAGGAATTTCTGTGACCCCGTTGTACTGTCCCTCTCTGGTCTTTAACTCCTGAACTACCCTCTTCTAAGaccttttttaaactttctttcagCTATTAAGCGAGAAAAGAAGCAGAGCGAACGGAGGAGTCAGTAAGTTGCCTTTCACCATCGCGCTTCTCCAAATCTGGCTCACGCAGGGCCGAgctcccggcccccgcgctcCGACGTCTGCCGGCCAGGCACGTCCCGGCTGCAAGGGGGAACAGCCCTCCGGaggctttatttaaaagaaaatcccgGCATCTTGTGCTGCAGGTGTGCAGGAAAACACACCCTAGGCGTAGATTAGAGCAGAGGCTCCGGTGAAGTGGTAATGCCTTTAAAAAGAGTAATCCGAAAGAGATCGGAGCTCTGAACCGGAGGCCCGTGAGTCACTAATTAGGCTGAAAAAGCTCTGGAAAAGAGGAAGGGCAAATTCTTATCTCGTGCCATCGCATACCAAGGTGAGGCAGAGAGGCTCATAACTTCACCGACACAATCCTGCGCTTGACGGGTGCTAGTCGGAACATGTGCTGGAGGCAGCCACCGAGCCTGCAGCACCGGCAGCTGAGGAAACACCATtgtacacacgcacacatgcagcCCCCCTTATTTCCTTCAGTAACAGACAAACCGCAGCTAATACACGATATAAAGAGAAAAGACAAGGCTGCTTTTAACCTCTGACAATGGAGCAGACGTGGTGCAGAAGGGCTCTGCAAAGGCCTCTGCAGGGCCGGCGGCGTTTGCTTCGGCCCCGCTCGGCAGCGAGCGCGCGGAGGGCTGCAGGGTGGTCAGCTGCACGCCCGTGGAGAAGCCGGCCCAGGCTCCGTCCCCCTGCGGGCTACCGCCAAAATGTCTTGACTTGTCGAAGTTCCTATCTGAATTAGGTCGTTTGACTTCAGGCTCATGATACTGCGTGCTCTTTTTCTAGATAAGTTTTTTAGTTTGGGCTTTTTGCAAGCAAAGCGATTTAATTATATGCATTTGCAGATTTTGCAATTAAGTGCTTTGACTGGCAGCTCACCTCCCCACCAGCCCTACGCCGTCAGCACCAGCCTGAGAAAGACCGGCGACCGgaataaaggggggaaaagaacAGAGACCCTTCCAAGGTCCCAAAATTAGATCTAACGAGTGCTTATATCCACCCAAAGCTGAACGGGAGCTGAATCCCAttgtgctctggagagcagccctCGGGTGCTAACTAAAGAGTAAAGAGGATTACTGATGGTGTATGTTACTTCATGTTAATGTTAAGGGATCCTGGGAGCAGAAGGGATATCGGCTGAGGTGAGGCAATAGGGTTTGAAGCCATTTCACAAGCTAACACCCAGTTTTTCTGGGTGAAAACAGGATGCTGGCCTTCCAAGACAAACAAGCTACACCCCAAGTTTGGGAAGTACTTGAATTACTTCTGGGCCCTGTGGATTTGCCTTTGGTACTTTTGGAAGTGAGCCACCAGTCTGTGAGCACTTCAGTAATTTAAATACAGCTTAATTGGTGCATAAAGCATCAGAGTAGGAATTAATCCTAACAAATGATGTTTTCCTCATCCCTGGTCCTTCCCCAAGCTGACATAGGCTGCTCTGCCAATGATCTGTAGACTAAAGGGCAGAAGAGGAGGCCAAAGTGAGACTTAAAGGAAGACCTCTATGCATCACCTCGGGCAATATAgcaaggaaaagagcagggaCGCTGCTCCCAATTTGTTTGGGTCCTTGCGTGACGTGCTGAGTGATATAAGCTCGATATTTCAGtaagctcagctcagctcggtgCTGTGCTTCCGTCTGCTTGCCAAAGAGGGAAGCCTCTTGCCTCTATTTTCCTCGTCGTATGCCCCCAAATCCAGCTGGccttgttcctcttttttttttttttttttccaggcttgaAAACCAGCAGAGGTTTGAGGTGATTCGAGCCCATTCCAGTGAGTACGAGGGCTGCACGCCCCTCGGTGCGTGGCTGACGCTGGCATTGCTGCCTAAGGGCCCCGGGCAGGCTGCGGTGCGCCGGCCCGCCTCTCTTTTCGTGTCAAAAGCCTTCAGTGCACAGAATGGCGAATATTGCCCTAAAAAGAAgaaggtgacctcaaaaccagGCTGTCCAACCACACAAGACTGAAATTTTCAAAGCAGCCTCAGATGCTTCTAGGAATGTGAATTCCTAACACTAAAAAAAATTACCTTCACGTTGAAAATAAGTCACCAAACTGATGTCATTGAAACATAGAAGCTTATTAACTTGGGCTGCTCAAAACCCTCTGCTCACGCTGTCAAGACGGCGGTGTGGGATGAACCTGAATTGATAAGTGTGACTCATCTATCGTCGCCCTCTTACTGTTTCCTGCAACAAATTTGGTTACACGCTGACCTTTGATTTTTATCCTGATGCAAGCCGCTAACGGGGCGGGTAGCAAATGTCACCGTCCCCAGTCCCGCCGCCGCAAGCCAGCTGTGCGGGGCCGCCGCCTCTGCAGCGGAGCCCGGGGGGGCCAAGCCCCGCGCCCACCCGTTTGCTCCAGCTCTCCCGAGGGAGGACGGCAGCTGCGACCAAAGCTCACGCACTAGCGGCACATCTGTAATTTTAAGGGAAGGGTGTCGAAGCATAGAAGAGGTCAGCAAATGAAGCAAGCTTGGGGCAGGTCAGGAAATAAGATAGCAATTAGGACCGTAGCTTCCTCTGATGTGTGTttaccagctctgctgctcttaTAGACACAAtcttttcttctatttgtttCCTGTCTTGGCCCATCATGTACTTCTGAGGATTTATTTGGAAGCTATTTCACTATGCCCTAGATAAATGCTTTCCAGTACCTGGAAATCGTGTAGATTTGATGCTCAATGTTGACTTTAAAACATCTGCTGCTGTAATCCTAACATCTGGTTTTGTTCTTAGTGCTAGCTACGAGAAGGCTAGAACAAATTAAGGAACCAGAAAACCTGCTGGTGACAAGGTAGGTaaatgagcaaaacaaaacctAGCTATAGAGCCAAGGTTAGGTGAAGTTTACCCAAAATATAGGTATGTTCAGGATTTGGGATTGGGTTCTGGATCCTACAGATCTGGCTTGGGCTATTCTGAATTTATTGCTAGTCCGTAGTGGTTTTAgtctttttctggattttcttcagTCTAACTGAATTCTACTAGTAACTATTTAAATCAGAAGCAAGGAAATGAGCTGTCACTATATACAACAGGCCCACAATGAAAAAGGAACTGGTGTTCTTTGCTTATAACCAGTTTGACATGAGAAATCTCATCTTCCCCCTTATTAAAACCCCAGGAAATACATAGCAAAAATAACTCTGCTGCAATAACCAGGCATAGTTATTCCCACCTTGGGGTTTTATACAAAACTCTTCAGGGCCTGCTGCTTGGTGTGTTATAAAGTCTCAGGGAGTTTCATGGAGCAGCCTCCTTGCTTAGTCATTGCTGTAGCTTGTAGGATCGGAGACAGTTTGATCAGACCTGGGCTTTTAGCTCCCTTTCACTGTGAGTCCGAGCTGCGAGCAGATGCACAGCAGCATCTGCAGAAGTGTGTAGCGGGTTTCTCTCTTTCAGGaaaaccaatgaggaactcagtGCTGCAAGTTGTGTTGGAAGTGGTGAGTATTTCTGCCAAGACGGTCATCTATTTACAGCTCTACGCAGGAGTGGGGGAAGCACCTAATGCAAAGCTCAGAAATGGGAACATTGCAAATCTCTGCTCATTTATGCTGGCGATGGCTGGGCGCTCCCAGCAGCCTTGGGAGAACGGAGCCTCCGAGAGGACGTTCACCCGCTGCCAGCACCCAGGCCCTGGGGAGGGCATGGTGGGAGGTGATCCTGGAAGCAAGCTGGATGATGATAAAATTAACTCCTGTTATTGGTACCTGCCCATTATACTTGTGGCTGATCTACCCAGGGCTCCAGGGGCAGCTGATAAGAACTAGACGTGATTTGACTTTAAAATCCAGTGGTTGTCCCGCCAGCCCTGAGCCTGCATGGGGCTGGCTCACCCGTGGTCCGTGCCGGGGTGGCCACGGCCCGCCTGACCCCGGCTCTGCCGCGCGTGCGTTaggcagcgggtgcgtggccaccccagcagcctgctgctctgcGAGCTTGAAGAGCTGCACAGAGGAAGAGCTGCTAAGGTCGAAATGTTTGGTGGCTCCATCATCCGACTCCTCCCAGGGCTCTGTAAGGTAAACCTGTGCTTTCTTCCAGGGAGCAGGGCTGAATCCAGGTACCAGAACTTCCTGAAAGGTAAATGCTGCAGCCGGGGACTTCTGGCTGCTGGGACATCTGCCGCAGCCGTGGCGTTCGCCCGGCTCTGTTTCGTGACGGGGGTTGAAGTTACGCAATGTTGCCGTGTCCTAATGGCAAACCGCTTGTCTCTGCAGAAGACCATCTGCAAGGGGATGCCACCTACGTGTAAGTCGCGTGTGGTCctaggggcgcgggggccggggaaCTAGAGGGGCAGAAGGTGGCCGCCGCGTGCCCCCGGGATGGGGCTGGGACACGGGTGTCGCGGCCGTGAGCGGGGCACGCTgtccgggccgcggcggcccacGTGAGGATGGAGCTAACGGAGGTCTCTCTTCTCGCAGTGACCCGATATCCTTGGATTACTACAACTGCGTGAAGTTCCCGATGCCCCCGAACGGTAAGGCCGCGACGCAGGCAGGGCCGGCTCTCCCCGCAGcagccagccctggccacccaggcCGTCCCGTGGACTCTGGGGCGCCCGTAACATTTCCCTTTTCTAGATCTGTGCCTTATTACTGCATGGCCTGAAGCAAACCCGAGTCAAAAAGGCACTTTAGTTAAGGAATGTAGCCACCTCTCTGGGCGTTAGGGGTGAATGAAGAGCCATCAGAAGCTGGGGAGAAGTGCAAGCACCCTGGAAAAGCCGGGATGTATCTCAGGGCAGGGTTCACGCATCAGCAGTGGCTGCACTCGGGGCTCGGCGAGAGCAGGGCCACGGGCACCTGCTGTGGTCTGCATAGGGGATCCCAGGACATCCACATCTCCCCCAGGGTCACAGCCGCTGGGGCCACCAACGCAAAAGCAATGGGTGCAAAAGCAGTGAGGGATTTCTGGTGCAAACCCACATGCTCTCACATGGTCTCTTCCCGCTCTGCCCTTAGTGTGCCAAAAGGGCAGTGACAGAATGAGGTGCTAAAGCTACAGCAAAGCTGTGTGAGATAGTTTGGGGGGACATCTTAGGAGACACCatccttttgtttctttattttagttATCTATTTAACAGTGAAAGTTCAGGGCAGCAGGTTGCACCTTGCTGTGGGGTAGAAGTGTttggggcaggctggggcaatGGCCGGCACCACGGGTGGGTTCAGAAAGGGACCAGGGGAGTTCAGGGAGCATCGGTTCATCAGCCGGTTTCAAACATGACAGTCCAAAGGCAGTCTCTGGCTCAGGAAGCTGCCGATTGCACGAAACCCTCTATTCTCACCCCGTTTCTCATCGTCGTCCCTGGGTATCTGCTAATGGCCATCGCTGCGGCAGCGTAGCGGGCTGGCAGGGCCGTCCGCCTGTTCTTGCAGCTGTGGTTGACGTGAGCAGAGGTTACAGTCCTGCAGCGTCCTGCACGGATGCTTGGGAAATGGTGCGTCCTCTCCCAAAAGCTTTTCACCCAAGCAAGGCCTTCAAATATTTTGTGTTCCTGGTTTATGAGACAGTAAATGAAGATGGTTTTGTATCCTTTAGCAATTTGAACACTTTTGTAGCAGCCAAGGAAGTAGCTATAGGTAGCATCAGTGTGTGGTCAGTATGGTGCTGGCATGGGCAGTGTGCTCGGCTGACTCGCGCCTCTCCTGACCCGGCACGTTTTTGGGACGCCGAGCCCTCATCGCGCTGCACTGACCGTCCCCCTGCACCATCGCCGGGATGAGCCGAGGCCGTGAGCTCGGTGCGCCTGCCCACCGGCACTCGGCCAGCTTTGGAGACGAGTGGGAGTAGGCTGGGCAGCGGCGGCTGTGTTTACCCCGTCTGCAAAACCTTTCCGGCTTAGGCGCTGAGACCACATCCACTGTTGGGGCTTTGGTTGCGTTTTTGGCATCCGTGGATGTGAGTTTTGAGGTAGCAACACGCTGGCAGTTAGTCACATGGCTCAACTGCCCAAGAGAGCTGAAATAACCAGCAGCATACCAAAGCgcttggggttttcttttttcttcttttaaatagaTGTTGGCTCCAAACGCTATTAGGTTCGTGTCTCTaggagccccacgctgccggGGATTTAGGAGGGTGGCGGATGTCTCTCAGTGCGACGATGGAGCGGAGCTGGCAGGGCAGCGGATCCGGTTTCCATTTGTAGGAGAACAGTGTCATCAGATGCGCCTTGAGCAAAAGCCGGCAGCTCTTTTGCATGTACCGTGTGGTCGTGGGTGTAACAGAGCCCGGCCTTGCAGAACAGGGCTTTGCTCCGGGTGAGGAGTCGGGGTAGGTTTGAGTGGCTGAGTGCCGTGGGCAAAGCGCTAGCGTGCAGCTCAGGGGCAGGATCAAGTCTCTGCTCTGCCTCATACTTCCCACGCGACCTTGGGCAAGTCTCTTTACACCTCCACATCTCAGTTCCTTCTCAGAAGCTGAGAAGAAGCCCAAGAAAACACCACAGTCACCAGCTCAGCACCCACCAGGAAGAAAAACCCTACCCTAACTGCTAAGCTGGACTCCGTGCCTGGAGATGTATCACTTTCTAGAGCCAGGTCTCCTCCTGCTTACCTTAAGAGCTGTTTTAGGGCTAGTAACTCTGCTTATTTTTTATTCCCATTTGTAAGACCCTTTATTCTCAGGAGCTCCTAGCTTGGCTCCTAGCTCTCAGATCACTCAGAAGAAAATACTGTGCAAACCAAGGCTTAGCCGGCTGCCAGTGGAGTCAGCGACACCATTTCAGTGGTGCAGAGTTTGCCCAGTTTGGCCATGCTAGAGATGCCCTAGCCCTAGTTCAGCATGGCCTGTCATGGACACCTAATGCTTTTTTAGCTaatgtgtgtgttttgttgtGGTAAATAACCCTTTCCCATGGGCAGGTGATACCAAAGCCCTGCAGGCACTTCCTATATCACCTGCGCTTCTGAagtccttttccctctttcttctttctgccagAAAAAGAGGAGGATTCCTATTCCTATCAAAATGTCATCGTTGGAGCATCTCACAGCTTCGATTTGGGTAAGTGTGTTGCTACCATGATTCACATGTGTTGTACAAGGTGCCTAGAAGCCCAGGCATGGACCAAGACCTGCTCAGTTAAGAGAAAAATGACTCCTTCAGACCCAGCTCTTTCCATGAACCCCATGCTGGGAAATCCTGTACGTGGGTGACTGGTGCAGTAAGAGGCACAACTGGAACAAAACAGGCCTGGAACATTTTGCTCTTTCTGTAGGGAAATACACAGTAATGAGACCTTATCAGCTGTCAGTTTATCTCTGAGCTGATCCCTTTGACTTGGAGGTCTCTGGAGCAATCCGGGAGCTTTGGTCTCTGCATTGCATCTCTAGTCCTTTCAGTGTTGCTACAGCCAAGATTTAATGCAGTTTCAGGCCCCAACAGATTTCTCATCGCTTCCAGCCCGAgaaggctgcagccagggagCCACTGGAGCACGGTGTTGGACCATAGTGTCTGCTTAAGGGCTTTGAACGTCTGTCCTGGGATGTTGCTGTCAAAACAGGAAGTCACTTTGGTTTCCTTCAGTGCAGTAACACTGTTTCCTGCACTGATAAACCCTGCACCTGCTCCTGAGTAGCTTTGTATGGAGTGATTAGAGGAGGCAGGAGTAGCGGGAGCCACTCTGACCCCTATCCAAGCTTGCAGAAACCAAGCCACGTGGTCAGGACTGGAAAATAAATGAGGCAGCATCAGGAGACCTGCACAGGACGGCTGCAGCCTGGAAGCCATAGCCATGCGCCCGGCTGGAAActcagccatgtgcctgtcactgggtGAGATGGTAGAAGGGGATTTCACAGAGACCCATTTTTAGTCCACTTACCGTTTAGCATCATTCTGTCCAAACTTTTCTTAGTCACAGATGACACAGGAGACTATGAGAACAGCGCGGCGATACACACATGGAAACTGCAGCAAGTGGAAGGTATGTTCTCAGCAGCTATCTACTATGTATGGATAGGGCTCGTGGGTACAGTGCCCGTTGTGCTAGACCAGTATAGACCATGATGATGCAGACATCACCCCTGTCctgaggtgtttttttccccagtcatcCATGATAAACATTTAAGGCCATGTGCAAATTGCTACACACACTTGCAGTTGAACTTTGACATCTACTCTGACAGGGACCTGGTGTTTCTGGTACTTCCCAGCAGCTAGGCCTAAGATCTGACCACAAGCTGCTACAGAGGGATGTCACTATTCATGTCTTATATCCTCTTAAGTGACAATACTGTGAATATCCTGCAGTAATTATTGGTATTATTTCTTAAGACAACCTTTAAACAACAGAGTTTAATCTAACATGGGGCTTCCTGTGAAGCGTACGAGGTAGCCTGGCCTGGGAGGTGCTGGTGGATGCATATATGTATATTGAAGACCTTTCTGTGTCTGGTGTGGAAGCTGCTTAAGCAAACTGGTTCTTGTTATCCTGTTTGTGTACTCTCTAGATTAAATCTGAGCCCACGTGTTTGGCTCTGAAAAACTGTCCAAAATACCTGCTCGCAGAATGTTTGCAAATTTGTTACGACTATTTTGAAGCCCT
Protein-coding sequences here:
- the LAT2 gene encoding linker for activation of T-cells family member 2 isoform X2 produces the protein MAQVEVLWAAASLMLLGAAVGACVRCQLSAIKREKKQSERRSQLENQQRFEVIRAHSMLATRRLEQIKEPENLLVTRKTNEELSAASCVGSGSRAESRYQNFLKEDHLQGDATYVDPISLDYYNCVKFPMPPNEKEEDSYSYQNVIVGASHSFDLVTDDTGDYENSAAIHTWKLQQVEESQDDEPDYVNTDPASGLAPLSKQSTSRKI
- the LAT2 gene encoding linker for activation of T-cells family member 2 isoform X1 gives rise to the protein MAQVEVLWAAASLMLLGAAVGACVRCQLSAIKREKKQSERRSQLENQQRFEVIRAHSSEYEGCTPLVLATRRLEQIKEPENLLVTRKTNEELSAASCVGSGSRAESRYQNFLKEDHLQGDATYVDPISLDYYNCVKFPMPPNEKEEDSYSYQNVIVGASHSFDLVTDDTGDYENSAAIHTWKLQQVEESQDDEPDYVNTDPASGLAPLSKQSTSRKI